Proteins found in one Deltaproteobacteria bacterium genomic segment:
- a CDS encoding sigma-54-dependent Fis family transcriptional regulator, translating to MKMENILIVEDADTLRESLSEVLTAQGWNVTLSATAEDALSQINSSEFSLVLSDLKLPGLNGLDLVREARKMRGSLPIVVMTAYGSIDIAVEAMKLGAIDFITKPFSPSALINILEQIAEHRRIIDRSTGRTARRQRSFITQNEVAQEMLEHARKVAPLSSPVLLLGESGTGKELIARYIHEHSHRSASPFIGINCGSMPSELLESEFFGHEAGAFTGATEPRSGLFEVGHMGTIFLDEIGNMPTILQTKLLRTLQESEIKRLGSTKFKKIDVRIVSATNANLKEAISAGAFREDLFYRLGVVALEIPPLRERPEDILLLANYFLKSLCHEFSIDIPEITPEAKQVLSIYHWPGNVRELENAIERALIFSDKALTPASFNLMPGNQNSVKKNADNSLHTVVQENIRSTETDLITKVLNRTHGNKAQAAKILGVSYKTLLNKIKDYELEPI from the coding sequence ATGAAAATGGAAAACATCCTAATAGTCGAAGATGCCGATACTTTGAGAGAAAGTCTCTCTGAGGTTCTAACAGCCCAGGGTTGGAATGTTACGCTAAGCGCCACTGCCGAAGACGCACTATCTCAAATAAATTCATCGGAATTTAGTCTAGTACTAAGCGATCTAAAACTGCCTGGCCTAAATGGTTTAGACCTTGTCAGGGAGGCGCGAAAAATGCGTGGCTCCCTGCCCATTGTCGTCATGACAGCTTATGGAAGCATAGATATCGCCGTAGAAGCAATGAAGCTAGGCGCAATTGACTTTATCACAAAACCCTTTTCTCCCTCCGCTCTGATTAATATTTTAGAGCAAATCGCTGAGCACCGCCGCATCATCGATCGCTCCACCGGCAGAACTGCTCGACGTCAGCGAAGTTTTATAACACAAAACGAAGTTGCTCAGGAAATGCTCGAGCACGCTCGAAAAGTCGCCCCTCTTAGTTCTCCGGTGTTGCTGCTCGGCGAAAGCGGAACCGGCAAGGAGCTAATTGCACGCTATATACACGAACACAGCCATAGGAGTGCCAGTCCCTTTATAGGCATAAACTGCGGCTCGATGCCTAGCGAACTGCTAGAAAGCGAATTTTTTGGCCATGAAGCAGGAGCCTTTACGGGCGCGACTGAGCCGCGCAGTGGTCTCTTTGAAGTGGGCCATATGGGAACCATTTTCCTGGATGAAATCGGGAATATGCCAACAATATTGCAAACCAAGCTGCTTAGAACTCTGCAAGAATCCGAGATCAAACGTCTGGGCAGCACTAAATTCAAGAAAATCGACGTGCGGATTGTCTCAGCTACTAATGCTAATTTAAAAGAAGCCATTAGCGCGGGAGCCTTTCGCGAAGACCTTTTCTATCGCCTTGGAGTAGTGGCCCTAGAAATCCCTCCTCTTCGCGAGCGACCAGAGGATATATTATTGCTAGCGAACTATTTCCTAAAATCGCTATGCCACGAGTTCTCAATTGATATTCCGGAAATAACCCCTGAGGCCAAACAAGTTTTAAGCATCTACCATTGGCCAGGGAATGTTAGAGAACTAGAAAACGCCATAGAACGAGCATTAATATTTTCCGACAAAGCTCTAACTCCTGCCTCGTTCAACCTCATGCCGGGAAACCAGAACTCTGTCAAGAAAAACGCCGACAACAGCCTTCACACTGTCGTCCAGGAAAATATTCGCAGCACTGAAACTGACCTAATAACAAAAGTGC
- the galU gene encoding UTP--glucose-1-phosphate uridylyltransferase GalU, with protein sequence MSIRKAVIPVAGLGTRFLPATKTVPKELLPIVDIPIIQYIVKEAVDSGIEEVILITGRGKSSIVDHFDHYPELEQKLEREGKTDLLESLQKASSMAKIVTMRQREPRGLGHAVLCAKNLIGNEPFVVLLGDDLVDSATPCTKQMMNVFSEYQTSVVALMRVSNEDVPKFGICGGHLVGERVYQLDSMVEKPNLEDAPSNLAIVGRYVLKPSIFEYLERTKPGKAGEIQLTDAMDRMMKVEGFLGYEFTGHRYDAGDKLGYLQAGIAFGLKRRDIAPQLKAYIRELAKQL encoded by the coding sequence ATGTCGATAAGAAAAGCGGTGATTCCAGTTGCGGGGCTAGGAACGAGGTTTTTGCCGGCTACAAAGACAGTTCCCAAGGAGCTGTTGCCCATAGTCGACATACCTATAATACAATACATCGTAAAGGAAGCGGTCGATTCGGGGATTGAGGAAGTAATTCTCATAACGGGTCGAGGCAAGAGTTCAATAGTCGATCACTTCGATCACTATCCAGAACTGGAGCAGAAACTCGAAAGAGAGGGTAAGACTGATCTTTTGGAGAGTCTGCAGAAAGCTAGCTCCATGGCAAAAATTGTCACAATGCGACAGCGCGAGCCAAGGGGTTTGGGGCATGCAGTGCTTTGTGCTAAGAATTTAATTGGCAACGAACCCTTCGTGGTCTTATTGGGAGATGATTTGGTTGATTCTGCGACGCCCTGCACCAAGCAAATGATGAATGTCTTTTCCGAATACCAAACTTCCGTTGTTGCTTTGATGCGCGTGTCGAACGAAGATGTGCCGAAATTTGGAATTTGTGGCGGACATTTAGTTGGCGAGCGCGTATATCAACTGGATTCCATGGTCGAAAAGCCCAATCTCGAAGATGCGCCTTCTAATCTAGCAATAGTTGGAAGATATGTTCTAAAGCCCTCTATTTTTGAATACTTGGAAAGGACCAAGCCTGGTAAGGCAGGAGAGATACAACTTACAGATGCCATGGATAGGATGATGAAAGTGGAAGGTTTTTTGGGATATGAGTTTACCGGTCATCGCTATGATGCTGGCGATAAACTCGGCTATCTACAAGCTGGCATTGCGTTTGGCCTAAAGCGACGCGATATTGCGCCGCAACTTAAGGCGTATATACGCGAGCTTGCAAAGCAACTATAG